The Xanthomonas indica genome has a segment encoding these proteins:
- a CDS encoding ATP-binding protein gives MEQRSAALQRFLGGYARLARLPAPVPAPVALAPLCARVQRLLDDARVQLEIDPTLHARADADQLEQVLINLLRNALEAGGSAPVTLHACGDGANVRIEVRDGGAGLPPSDNLFVPFFTTKPGGSGIGLVLSRQILEAQGGSLHLEARTDAPGSVATLRLPLA, from the coding sequence ATCGAACAGCGCAGCGCGGCGCTGCAGCGCTTCCTGGGCGGCTACGCGCGCTTGGCCAGGCTGCCCGCGCCGGTCCCGGCGCCAGTGGCGCTGGCGCCGCTGTGCGCGCGCGTGCAGCGGCTGCTGGACGATGCCAGGGTGCAGTTGGAGATCGACCCGACACTGCACGCACGCGCCGACGCCGACCAGCTCGAGCAGGTGCTGATCAACCTGCTGCGCAATGCGCTGGAAGCCGGCGGCAGCGCGCCGGTGACGCTGCATGCGTGCGGCGACGGCGCCAATGTGCGGATCGAAGTGCGCGACGGCGGCGCGGGCCTGCCGCCCAGCGACAACCTGTTCGTGCCGTTCTTCACCACCAAGCCCGGCGGTTCGGGCATCGGCCTGGTGCTGTCGCGGCAGATCCTGGAGGCGCAGGGCGGCAGCCTGCACCTGGAGGCCCGCACCGATGCGCCCGGCAGCGTAGCGACGTTGCGCCTGCCGCTGGCGTAG
- a CDS encoding sigma-54 dependent transcriptional regulator, which translates to MTDTRTPPLPRILVVDDQADVREALRMLLKSAGYGMVGAESPELALACLRGDAFAAVLVDMNYARDTTSGAEGLALITQIAAQWPGLPVIAMTAWASIELAVAAMREGAVDFIEKPWQNARVLAVLESRIALDRSRRAAQRLGEAQALLLQDAAAGFVAESAPMQRLVEDLLRIAGSGANVLLLGENGTGKSLLAQLLHQWSPRRAQAFVKVNIGGLAPTLFEAELFGHVRGAYTDARQDRAGRFELADGGTLFLDEIGNLPLQQQPKLLRAIEDGEFERLGSSRTQRVDVRIVAATNADLEAEVAAGRFRQDLLYRLNTFQVRVPPLRERGADILPLARHYLAAACTRYRRPLPTLARDAERALLGYAWPGNVRELAHAMERAALLADGSILGSDDMRLQPATSAAPALSTQLTLDEAEALLLKQALAQQQGNLQRTADQLGITRQSLYRRLGKHGLRSDDAG; encoded by the coding sequence ATGACCGACACCCGCACACCGCCCTTGCCGCGCATTCTCGTCGTCGACGACCAGGCCGACGTACGCGAGGCCCTGCGCATGCTGCTCAAGAGCGCCGGCTACGGCATGGTCGGCGCCGAGTCGCCGGAACTGGCGCTGGCCTGCCTGCGCGGCGACGCGTTCGCCGCGGTACTGGTGGACATGAACTACGCCCGCGACACCACCTCCGGCGCCGAGGGCCTGGCGCTGATTACGCAGATCGCCGCGCAATGGCCGGGGCTGCCGGTGATCGCGATGACCGCGTGGGCCAGCATCGAGCTGGCGGTGGCGGCGATGCGCGAGGGCGCGGTGGATTTCATCGAGAAGCCCTGGCAGAACGCGCGGGTCCTGGCCGTGCTGGAGAGCCGTATCGCGTTGGACCGCAGTCGTCGCGCCGCGCAACGGCTCGGCGAGGCGCAGGCGCTGTTGCTGCAGGACGCCGCCGCCGGCTTCGTCGCCGAATCGGCACCGATGCAGCGCCTGGTCGAGGACCTGCTGCGCATCGCCGGCAGCGGCGCCAACGTGCTGCTGCTGGGCGAGAACGGCACCGGGAAGAGCCTGCTGGCGCAACTGCTGCACCAGTGGTCGCCGCGCCGCGCGCAGGCCTTCGTCAAGGTCAACATCGGCGGACTGGCGCCGACCCTGTTCGAGGCCGAACTGTTCGGCCACGTGCGCGGCGCCTACACCGACGCGCGCCAGGATCGTGCCGGCCGGTTCGAACTGGCCGACGGCGGCACCCTGTTCCTGGACGAGATCGGCAACCTGCCGTTGCAGCAGCAACCCAAGCTGCTGCGCGCGATCGAGGACGGCGAGTTTGAGCGGCTCGGCTCCTCGCGCACGCAGCGGGTGGACGTGCGCATCGTCGCCGCGACCAACGCCGACCTGGAGGCGGAGGTGGCGGCCGGTCGCTTCCGCCAGGATCTGCTGTACCGGCTCAATACCTTCCAGGTGCGCGTGCCGCCGCTACGCGAGCGCGGCGCCGACATCCTGCCGCTGGCGCGGCATTACCTCGCCGCCGCCTGCACCCGCTACCGGCGGCCGCTGCCGACGCTGGCGCGCGACGCCGAGCGCGCCCTGCTGGGCTATGCCTGGCCCGGCAACGTGCGCGAGCTGGCGCACGCCATGGAGCGCGCGGCACTGCTCGCCGACGGCAGCATCCTGGGCAGCGACGACATGCGCCTGCAGCCAGCGACCAGCGCCGCGCCAGCGCTGTCGACGCAGCTGACCCTGGACGAAGCCGAGGCGTTGCTGCTGAAGCAGGCGCTGGCGCAGCAGCAGGGCAATCTGCAGCGCACCGCCGACCAGCTCGGTATCACCCGGCAGAGCCTGTACCGGCGCCTGGGCAAGCACGGGCTGCGCAGCGATGACGCCGGCTGA
- a CDS encoding TonB-dependent receptor, with amino-acid sequence MQPLTHRRRALIVCALAASCQAALAQDAASTTATVAADASAVAATSAPAVGDTTPTTKPTTTPHAAASDDGTTTLSSVRVTGVRKANAAAIESKRAATNITDVVSSTDVRALPDTTIVEALRRIPGLSVLPATDNEHPRDEAATPVLRGLGPSYNNVTIDGLTVASPGTPNGTLGSITRGVRLDILPASMVSELQVIKTFTPDLDPNATGGAINLKTRSAFENGGKPFFTAEASLGHANDVGKPRDQDDPGYRLLATGSRTFGSDGQYGLTLSGNYQTLSSYTETHMTTDTVHYGFYDSTGALQSGTNLGNGWAVPQQDKYWYVMDKRDRYGLTGKFEARLSASLQAYAMAGYYYFRDNMERNEIILDPRNRNRVYNQTATSGTYPVGDVEVGYSNQITTTRTKLGQTGFEWRPDDRQLLSARASWSDATYAEPIKMIKYVTGAQRPAAVPTGQTGAGVTVVPTAAYGFNYDTSALNQRFPMSAQAYYDYDNYSLLYWRPDYQRNARDKVLTGRLDYAFNRGEMDRGFGFGSGLSYTRDEPGFDIYRVEYQPNRSAPPLKIADVLAPSNAPMRYLGLNLIAIDPNKANQVLEATPLSAFNRTDQSAFSNQDNFSHREEIFGAYGLVGYRADAFDVEAGLHYDHTDQSTVGRQRQLDAASGNYVYVDAPTESRYAKVLPSAVMTYHVNDRLDLRAGASRTLGRPPYDAYAARTSIGFVNSSDMGNPNAQGVTVTIGNPDIKPRVSTNLDLSLEWCLPDDVDGMLAAALFDKRIQDEIFTLSRTDQFSFNGTTYSNVLISTPANAAKAHVRGLELSAVLNTLFPGVPALSGLGASANLALLDGGMDVPFTSGSAPNVVQRQRTVDRLVGQPDYTANASLFYTVGGVELRAAYNRQGKALRAIVSNIAWQDLYWAPRSQLDLSATWAVSKQLSVVGQISNVTHSRLTSFTGPGENLLKDSYSMPTTYWLGLRFTPSL; translated from the coding sequence ATGCAACCACTCACCCATCGGCGCCGCGCGCTGATCGTCTGCGCGCTTGCCGCCAGCTGCCAGGCCGCGCTGGCGCAAGACGCCGCATCCACCACGGCGACGGTCGCTGCCGACGCCAGCGCCGTCGCGGCGACCAGCGCGCCGGCCGTCGGCGACACCACGCCCACGACCAAGCCCACCACCACGCCCCACGCTGCCGCCAGCGACGACGGCACCACCACGCTGTCCAGCGTGCGGGTCACCGGCGTGCGCAAGGCCAATGCCGCCGCGATCGAAAGCAAGCGCGCGGCCACCAACATCACCGACGTGGTCAGCTCCACCGACGTGCGCGCGCTGCCGGACACCACCATCGTCGAGGCGCTGCGCCGCATCCCGGGCCTGTCGGTGCTGCCGGCCACCGACAACGAACATCCGCGCGACGAAGCCGCCACCCCGGTGCTGCGCGGCCTCGGCCCGTCCTACAACAACGTCACCATCGACGGCCTGACCGTGGCCTCGCCGGGCACGCCCAACGGCACGCTCGGTTCGATCACCCGCGGCGTGCGCCTGGACATCCTGCCGGCCTCGATGGTCAGCGAACTGCAGGTCATCAAGACCTTCACCCCGGACCTGGACCCGAACGCCACCGGCGGCGCGATCAACCTCAAGACCCGCAGCGCGTTCGAGAACGGCGGCAAGCCGTTCTTCACCGCCGAGGCCTCGCTGGGCCACGCCAACGACGTCGGCAAGCCGCGCGACCAGGACGACCCGGGCTACCGCCTGCTCGCCACCGGCAGCCGCACCTTCGGCAGCGACGGCCAGTACGGCCTGACCCTGTCCGGCAACTACCAGACGCTGAGCAGCTACACCGAAACCCACATGACCACCGACACGGTGCACTACGGGTTCTACGACAGCACCGGCGCGCTGCAGAGCGGCACCAACCTGGGCAACGGCTGGGCCGTGCCGCAGCAGGACAAGTACTGGTACGTGATGGACAAGCGCGACCGCTACGGCCTCACCGGCAAGTTCGAGGCGCGGCTGAGCGCATCCCTCCAGGCCTACGCCATGGCCGGCTACTACTACTTCCGCGACAACATGGAGCGCAACGAGATCATCCTCGATCCGCGCAACCGCAATCGCGTCTACAACCAGACCGCCACCAGCGGCACGTACCCGGTCGGCGACGTGGAAGTGGGCTACTCCAACCAGATCACCACCACCCGCACCAAGCTTGGCCAGACCGGCTTCGAGTGGCGACCGGACGACCGGCAGCTGCTGTCGGCGCGCGCGTCCTGGTCCGATGCCACCTATGCCGAGCCGATCAAGATGATCAAGTACGTCACCGGTGCGCAGCGCCCGGCCGCGGTGCCGACAGGACAGACCGGCGCCGGCGTCACCGTGGTGCCGACGGCGGCCTATGGCTTCAACTACGACACCTCCGCGCTCAACCAGCGCTTCCCGATGTCGGCGCAGGCGTACTACGACTACGACAACTACAGCCTGCTGTACTGGCGCCCGGACTACCAGCGCAACGCGCGCGACAAGGTGTTGACCGGGCGCCTGGACTACGCCTTCAACCGTGGCGAGATGGACCGCGGCTTCGGTTTCGGCAGCGGCCTGAGCTACACCCGCGACGAACCCGGCTTCGACATCTATCGCGTGGAATACCAGCCCAACCGCAGCGCGCCGCCGCTGAAGATCGCCGACGTGCTGGCGCCGTCCAATGCGCCGATGCGCTACCTCGGCCTGAACCTGATCGCGATCGATCCGAACAAGGCCAATCAGGTGCTGGAGGCGACGCCGCTGAGCGCGTTCAACCGCACCGACCAGAGCGCCTTCAGCAACCAGGACAACTTCAGCCATCGCGAAGAAATCTTCGGCGCCTACGGCCTGGTCGGCTATCGCGCCGACGCGTTCGATGTGGAGGCCGGCCTGCACTACGACCACACCGACCAGTCCACGGTCGGCCGCCAGCGGCAACTGGATGCGGCCAGCGGCAACTACGTCTACGTCGATGCGCCCACCGAGTCGCGTTATGCCAAGGTGCTGCCCTCGGCGGTGATGACCTACCACGTCAACGACCGCCTCGACCTGCGCGCCGGCGCCAGCCGCACGCTCGGCCGTCCGCCCTACGACGCCTACGCCGCGCGCACCTCGATCGGCTTCGTCAACAGCAGCGACATGGGCAATCCCAATGCGCAGGGCGTGACCGTCACCATCGGCAATCCCGACATCAAGCCGCGCGTGTCCACCAACCTGGACCTGTCGCTGGAATGGTGCCTGCCCGACGACGTCGACGGCATGTTGGCCGCGGCGCTGTTCGACAAGCGCATCCAGGACGAGATCTTCACCCTCTCGCGCACCGACCAGTTCAGCTTCAACGGCACCACGTACTCCAACGTGCTGATCAGCACCCCGGCCAATGCCGCCAAGGCGCATGTGCGCGGCCTGGAGCTGAGCGCGGTGCTCAACACCTTGTTCCCGGGCGTGCCGGCGTTGTCCGGCCTGGGCGCCAGCGCCAACCTGGCCCTGCTCGACGGCGGCATGGACGTGCCGTTCACCAGCGGCAGCGCGCCGAACGTGGTGCAGCGCCAGCGCACCGTCGATCGCCTGGTCGGGCAGCCGGACTACACCGCCAACGCCTCGCTGTTCTATACCGTCGGCGGCGTCGAACTGCGTGCGGCCTACAACCGCCAGGGCAAGGCGCTGCGCGCCATCGTCAGCAACATCGCCTGGCAGGACCTGTACTGGGCGCCGCGCTCGCAGCTGGACCTGTCGGCGACCTGGGCGGTGAGCAAGCAGCTCAGCGTGGTCGGCCAGATCAGCAATGTCACCCACAGCCGCCTCACCAGCTTCACCGGCCCCGGCGAGAACCTGCTGAAGGACAGTTATTCGATGCCGACCACCTACTGGCTCGGCCTGCGCTTCACCCCGTCGCTGTGA
- a CDS encoding efflux RND transporter periplasmic adaptor subunit → MDIAKSPNRSFWRQRRRWLVAAAVAAVLLGVVLLGSGRAAPRVARSELWIDAATRGEMRREVRANGVLVPRQIRWITAGAPATVQQQLVEAGARVQAETPLLQLANPELGAGLDRARAALAAADADLAALHAALASQLLDQQALQAQAESELQIAQIKAKAYQRGHDGGAISAIDLTQSQIVEAQQRGHADIERKRVAAFRQNMAAQLRAAQARREQAASALAIATQQADSLQVRAGSDGILQQVDVEPGQRVEAGAKLARVARPDDLLARLQVPEVLAKDVIEGLPVTVDTHNGVVRGQVARIDPAVRSGSVAVDVRLTPPLPPGVRPDLSVDGRIVLGTLRDVVSIPRPALAVPNAVGSLFVLRDGGDTAQRIRVRFGAASSDRIEVRAGLRAGDRVVLSDTSQWNADATLRLR, encoded by the coding sequence ATGGATATCGCGAAATCACCGAACCGTTCGTTCTGGCGCCAGCGCCGTCGCTGGCTGGTGGCGGCCGCTGTCGCTGCGGTACTGCTAGGCGTGGTTCTGCTCGGCAGTGGTCGCGCGGCGCCGCGCGTGGCGCGCAGCGAATTGTGGATCGATGCTGCCACGCGCGGCGAAATGCGCCGCGAGGTCCGCGCCAACGGCGTGCTGGTGCCGCGGCAGATCCGCTGGATCACCGCCGGGGCCCCGGCCACCGTGCAACAGCAACTGGTCGAGGCCGGCGCGCGCGTGCAGGCCGAGACGCCGCTGCTGCAACTGGCCAATCCCGAACTGGGGGCCGGCCTGGACCGCGCCCGTGCCGCGCTGGCCGCCGCCGATGCCGACCTGGCCGCACTGCACGCCGCGCTGGCCTCGCAACTGCTGGACCAGCAGGCGCTGCAGGCGCAGGCCGAGTCCGAGCTGCAGATCGCGCAGATCAAGGCCAAGGCCTACCAACGCGGCCACGACGGCGGCGCGATCTCGGCGATCGATTTGACGCAGAGCCAGATCGTCGAGGCGCAACAGCGCGGCCACGCCGACATCGAGCGCAAGCGCGTGGCCGCGTTCCGGCAGAACATGGCCGCGCAACTGCGCGCGGCACAGGCACGGCGTGAACAGGCCGCCAGTGCGCTGGCCATCGCCACGCAACAGGCCGACTCGCTGCAGGTGCGTGCCGGCAGCGACGGCATCCTGCAGCAGGTGGACGTGGAGCCGGGCCAGCGCGTCGAGGCCGGCGCCAAGCTGGCGCGGGTGGCGCGCCCGGACGACCTGCTGGCACGCCTGCAGGTGCCCGAAGTCCTGGCCAAGGACGTGATCGAAGGCCTGCCGGTAACGGTGGACACGCACAACGGCGTGGTCCGCGGGCAGGTGGCGCGGATCGATCCGGCGGTGCGCAGCGGCAGCGTGGCGGTCGACGTGCGGCTGACGCCGCCGCTGCCGCCCGGCGTGCGCCCGGACCTGTCGGTGGACGGCCGCATCGTGCTCGGCACGCTGCGCGACGTGGTCAGCATCCCGCGCCCGGCGCTGGCCGTGCCCAACGCCGTCGGCAGCCTGTTCGTGCTGCGCGACGGTGGCGACACCGCGCAGCGCATCCGCGTGCGCTTCGGCGCCGCCTCCAGCGACCGCATCGAAGTCCGCGCCGGCCTGCGCGCCGGCGACCGCGTCGTGCTGTCCGACACCAGCCAGTGGAATGCCGACGCCACCTTGCGCTTACGCTAG
- a CDS encoding ABC transporter ATP-binding protein translates to MTAVPAPSAAPLIHLHGLSKVFHTEEVETHALAEIALDVAPGDFVAITGPSGCGKSTLLSILGLLDAPSGGTYRLNGRSVAELDTIGRARIRNAEIGFIFQAFNLIADLTVEENVALPLTYREGAQRSQIRQRVREVLELVGMQHRHKHYPGQLSGGQQQRVAVARALAGNPAILLADEPTGNLDSRNGEAVMQLLEQLHDHGTTLCMVTHDPAFARRAQRIVHMLDGRIVDEDTFERLRHEQDVALPARHAEQAR, encoded by the coding sequence ATGACCGCAGTTCCCGCACCTTCCGCCGCGCCGCTGATCCACCTGCACGGGCTCAGCAAGGTCTTCCACACCGAGGAAGTGGAGACCCACGCCCTGGCCGAGATCGCACTGGACGTGGCGCCTGGGGATTTCGTCGCCATCACCGGCCCGTCCGGCTGCGGCAAGTCGACCCTGCTGTCGATCCTGGGCCTGCTCGATGCGCCCAGCGGCGGCACCTACCGGCTCAACGGCCGCAGCGTCGCCGAACTGGACACCATCGGCCGCGCGCGCATCCGCAACGCCGAGATCGGCTTCATCTTCCAGGCCTTCAACCTGATCGCCGACCTTACCGTGGAAGAGAACGTGGCGCTGCCGCTGACCTACCGCGAGGGCGCCCAGCGCAGTCAGATCCGCCAGCGCGTGCGCGAGGTGCTGGAGCTGGTCGGCATGCAGCATCGCCACAAGCACTATCCGGGGCAGTTGTCCGGCGGCCAGCAGCAGCGCGTGGCGGTGGCGCGCGCACTGGCCGGCAACCCGGCGATCCTGCTCGCCGACGAGCCCACCGGCAACCTGGACAGCCGCAACGGCGAGGCGGTGATGCAGTTGCTGGAACAGCTGCACGACCACGGCACCACCTTGTGCATGGTCACCCACGACCCGGCGTTCGCGCGGCGCGCCCAGCGCATCGTGCACATGCTCGACGGCCGCATCGTCGACGAGGACACCTTCGAGCGGCTGCGCCACGAGCAGGACGTGGCGTTGCCGGCGCGTCATGCGGAGCAGGCGCGATGA
- a CDS encoding glycerophosphodiester phosphodiesterase family protein, producing MNLLFSRGALLAALLTATAPAVAAIAPIQARLANPDGGIFVVAHRGCHNPAPAHGFAGHAPENSLLGLERCVALGVDMLETDIRRAGDGTLVMFHDATVDRTTDGTGKVAELTWPQLARLRLRDDEGGADAPLTDQHPVTLQQMLAAAKGRIMLNLDVKAPIYAEVVDAVRRAGMERQVVVKTEVGVASQDLASMPPFDRINFTPVLLNPPGTDDLVQTVRTQTGGKVRPVAIELPRMRLAQLPAVAALARQRQVRLLVNTLWEGFVADVGGDADAVRDPDAVWGRLYRAGIGAFQTDEPEALLRYRASLEKP from the coding sequence ATGAACCTGCTTTTCTCGCGCGGCGCCCTGCTTGCCGCGCTGCTGACCGCGACCGCCCCGGCCGTCGCCGCCATCGCCCCGATCCAGGCGCGCCTGGCCAATCCCGACGGCGGCATCTTCGTCGTCGCCCACCGCGGTTGCCACAATCCCGCGCCCGCGCACGGCTTCGCCGGGCACGCGCCGGAGAACTCGCTGCTGGGCCTGGAGCGCTGCGTGGCGCTGGGCGTGGACATGCTGGAAACCGACATCCGCCGCGCCGGCGACGGCACCCTGGTGATGTTCCATGACGCCACCGTCGACCGCACCACCGACGGCACCGGCAAGGTCGCCGAACTGACCTGGCCGCAACTGGCGCGGCTGCGCCTGCGCGACGACGAGGGCGGCGCCGATGCGCCGCTCACCGACCAGCATCCAGTGACCCTGCAGCAGATGCTGGCCGCGGCCAAGGGCCGGATCATGCTCAACCTCGACGTCAAGGCGCCGATCTACGCCGAGGTGGTCGACGCGGTGCGCCGCGCCGGCATGGAGCGCCAGGTGGTGGTCAAGACCGAAGTCGGCGTCGCCAGCCAGGACCTGGCGTCGATGCCGCCGTTCGACCGGATCAACTTCACCCCGGTGCTGCTCAACCCGCCGGGCACCGACGACCTGGTGCAGACCGTGCGCACCCAGACCGGCGGCAAGGTGCGGCCGGTGGCGATCGAACTGCCGCGGATGCGCCTGGCCCAGTTGCCGGCGGTGGCGGCGCTGGCCAGGCAGCGGCAGGTGCGGCTGCTGGTCAATACCCTGTGGGAGGGCTTCGTCGCCGACGTCGGCGGCGATGCCGATGCGGTGCGCGATCCGGACGCGGTGTGGGGGCGGCTGTACCGCGCCGGCATCGGCGCCTTCCAGACCGACGAACCGGAAGCGCTGCTGCGCTATCGCGCGTCGCTGGAAAAACCGTGA
- a CDS encoding ADOP family duplicated permease, with product MSAALHWAEMRQSWRTLARRPGYLLLAVLTLALGVATTTAVFALLDQALLKPLPFPQPERLVTLGVSSDSGRNVAAPGYYPVLRRMSSLQSIGILRAFPVPANIARGDASEVVASISADAGVLRTLGLPMAAGRNFSDEESRPGGPQAVILSHRFWQRYFSGDPTAVGRTLQVEGKPVQIVGVLPADFPWAEPFDLIRNMQPDLAATNLSTNEIVVARLRPGVSVAAASAQTATTLQALLRNSPHMDASWWASLQRRPPNALPLQDSLYDANSGNTLWLFFAAATCVLLIAAINLTSLMLLRALGRSHDSAVRAALGASWLRLSLPALAEGVLIGALGSLAGLALAWLGLRLLGGWVPLMWMRGEAPHLSGASVLFALLAGGATALLAAALGIVRGRRRNLVVELAGGGRGGWSLQAGRLGRSLVIAQVAIAVVLLIGAALFTRTLQKLAEVPMGFDSRSAVVFTLAPVKERYVTAAAAVEQTRRIVARLQQVPGIERVGVSTNPPTATQLSWSVEVDGAPSVDAQYRLATPQFLEVFRIPLLAGRGIADSDVAGAERVCVVSASFAARYLHGQALGKIVTLPDDGGDQRLSMRVVGVVGDVRHTSPAEPPEPTVYQPLAQMGEPMWQIIRSFGALTYAVHLRAGALGADERALRAAIDEVAPQQPIADLQPMQALVASTTGEQKLNLLLVGLFAGLALLLAAVGLYAVMAVAVAARQHEFGVRAALGAPPARLRRQVLGEAGVQIGVGLLLGLGVAMAVSRLLQRYLFEVRVADPLAIGAVLLVLAAAGLLAALAPARRAARVPPMQALRAE from the coding sequence ATGAGCGCCGCCCTGCATTGGGCCGAGATGCGCCAATCCTGGCGCACGCTCGCGCGCAGGCCCGGCTATCTGCTGCTGGCGGTGCTGACCCTGGCGCTGGGCGTGGCCACCACCACCGCGGTGTTCGCGCTGCTCGACCAGGCCTTGCTGAAACCGCTGCCGTTCCCGCAGCCGGAGCGGCTGGTCACCCTCGGCGTATCCAGCGACTCTGGCCGCAATGTCGCTGCACCCGGCTACTACCCGGTGTTGCGGCGCATGTCGAGCCTGCAGTCGATCGGCATCCTGCGCGCGTTCCCGGTGCCGGCCAACATCGCCCGCGGCGATGCCAGCGAGGTGGTCGCATCGATCAGTGCCGATGCCGGCGTCCTGCGCACGCTTGGCTTGCCGATGGCGGCGGGGCGCAACTTCAGCGACGAGGAAAGCCGGCCTGGCGGGCCGCAGGCGGTGATCCTCAGCCACCGCTTCTGGCAGCGCTATTTCAGCGGCGACCCGACGGCGGTGGGGCGTACCCTGCAGGTGGAAGGCAAGCCGGTGCAGATCGTCGGCGTGTTGCCGGCGGACTTCCCCTGGGCCGAACCGTTCGACCTGATCCGCAACATGCAGCCGGACCTGGCCGCGACCAACCTGTCCACCAACGAGATCGTGGTGGCGCGGTTGCGGCCCGGCGTCAGCGTGGCCGCCGCGTCCGCGCAGACCGCGACGACGCTCCAGGCGCTTTTGCGCAACAGCCCGCACATGGACGCGTCGTGGTGGGCGTCGCTGCAGCGACGGCCGCCCAACGCGCTGCCGCTGCAGGACAGCCTGTACGACGCCAACAGCGGCAACACGCTGTGGCTGTTCTTCGCCGCGGCCACCTGTGTGCTGCTGATCGCCGCGATCAACCTCACCAGCCTGATGTTGTTGCGCGCGCTCGGGCGCAGCCACGACAGCGCGGTGCGCGCCGCACTGGGCGCCTCGTGGCTGCGGTTGAGCCTGCCGGCGCTGGCCGAAGGCGTGCTGATCGGCGCCCTCGGCAGCCTGGCCGGCCTGGCGCTGGCCTGGCTGGGACTGCGCCTGCTCGGTGGCTGGGTGCCGCTGATGTGGATGCGCGGCGAGGCGCCACACCTGAGCGGCGCCAGCGTGCTGTTCGCGCTGCTCGCCGGTGGCGCGACAGCGCTGTTGGCCGCAGCGCTGGGCATCGTCCGCGGTCGTCGCCGCAACCTGGTGGTGGAGCTGGCCGGCGGCGGTCGCGGCGGCTGGAGCCTGCAGGCCGGTCGCCTCGGTCGCAGCCTGGTGATTGCGCAGGTGGCCATCGCCGTGGTGCTGCTGATCGGCGCGGCGCTGTTCACCCGCACCTTGCAGAAGCTGGCGGAGGTGCCGATGGGCTTCGACAGCCGCTCGGCGGTGGTGTTCACCCTGGCGCCGGTGAAGGAGCGCTACGTCACGGCGGCCGCTGCGGTGGAGCAGACCCGGCGCATCGTCGCGCGGCTGCAGCAGGTACCCGGTATCGAACGCGTGGGGGTGTCGACCAATCCGCCGACGGCCACGCAACTGAGCTGGAGCGTGGAGGTCGACGGCGCGCCCTCCGTCGACGCGCAATACCGGCTGGCCACGCCACAGTTCCTGGAGGTCTTCCGCATCCCCTTGCTGGCCGGGCGCGGGATCGCCGACAGCGATGTGGCCGGCGCCGAGCGGGTCTGCGTGGTCAGCGCCAGCTTCGCCGCGCGCTATCTGCACGGGCAGGCGCTGGGCAAGATCGTCACCTTGCCCGACGATGGCGGCGACCAGCGCTTGTCGATGCGGGTGGTTGGCGTGGTCGGCGACGTGCGCCATACCAGCCCGGCCGAGCCGCCGGAGCCGACCGTCTACCAGCCGCTGGCGCAGATGGGCGAGCCGATGTGGCAGATCATCCGCAGCTTCGGTGCATTGACCTACGCCGTGCATCTGCGTGCCGGCGCGCTGGGTGCCGACGAGCGTGCGCTGCGTGCCGCCATCGACGAAGTGGCGCCACAGCAGCCGATTGCCGATCTGCAACCGATGCAGGCGTTGGTCGCCAGCACCACCGGCGAACAGAAGCTCAACCTGCTGCTGGTGGGGCTGTTCGCGGGACTGGCCTTGTTGCTGGCGGCGGTTGGCCTGTACGCGGTGATGGCGGTGGCGGTGGCCGCGCGCCAGCACGAGTTCGGCGTGCGCGCCGCGCTTGGCGCACCCCCGGCGCGGCTGCGGCGGCAGGTATTGGGCGAGGCCGGCGTGCAGATCGGGGTGGGCCTGCTGCTGGGCCTGGGCGTGGCGATGGCGGTGTCGCGGCTGCTGCAGCGCTACTTGTTCGAGGTGCGCGTGGCCGACCCGCTGGCGATCGGCGCGGTGCTGCTGGTGCTGGCCGCGGCCGGCCTGCTCGCCGCGCTGGCGCCGGCACGGCGCGCGGCGCGGGTGCCGCCGATGCAGGCCTTGCGCGCCGAATGA